The DNA sequence TTCACTATTCACCTTTGCTCTTTCGTGAGTACAGTGAAAGATTAGAGCTTAAAAAATATCAGCAGGGTCAGCAGATTTCAATTTATTAACTGCGATCGCACCTGAAAAGCCACACATAAACAAAGTTAACAGAAAAACAGAAATAATTAAAGACTTACTTAAAAAAATTGGTAAGCCCGTAGCTTTAGCGGTAACAGAGTAAAGAAAGGCAGAAAATCCTAAGCCCGGTAAGAATCCAATACAAGCGAGAATAATTGCCTGTTGAAAAACCAATACTAACAGATAATTGTTGGTATATCCCATGGCTTTGAGAGTGGCATATTCAGGTAAATGATCCGCAACATCTGTGTACAATATTTGATATACAATTACCGTTCCCACAATTAACCCCATTACCGTGCCAAGGGTAAAAACAAAGCCCACAGCAGTGGTATTTTCCCAGTAACTACGCTCATAATTAACGAATTCATCTCTGGATAAAACTAAAACATCTCCGCCACTGAGTTTATTTTTGAGAGTTTTAATTACGGCCTCTGTATTAGCATTTTCTTCGAGATTAATTACCCCTACATCAATTAAACCTTTATCTCTTTGGGCAAATATTCTTAAAAAGTTTAAATCGCTAGTAATAATATTTCCATCTGCACCAAAAGTTGTACCAATAGTAAATAATCCAGCTACTTCGACTTGACGATTATTTATTTCTGTTTTAACTTTTTTTCCTTCTTGAAAAAGCTGAGGAATAGGACCAAATTCTGGACGAGAATCTGTATCAAATAATACCTGATCTGGTTGTTTTAATTTATCTAAGTTTTTTTGTACTCCTGATAAGTCAAAAATTGCTTCTTTGGGGTTAAATCCCATAATCATTATCTGTCTAGTTTTTTGATTAAGAGGATTTTTCCAAGTGGTGAAACCTATATATAAGGGGTTAATTGATTTTACTTCTTTAACTGCTAAAGCCTCATACAAACGGCGACTAGAAAAACTTTTCATACCAATTAAAGCATCAGATTGAGGGCTAATTAAAAATATATCTCCTTTTATATTTTCATGAATTCTTACTGCACTATTTAACAAAGCTGTCTTAAATCCTAACTGCATAAACATCAAAATATCAGCAA is a window from the Cyanobacterium sp. Dongsha4 genome containing:
- the devC gene encoding ABC transporter permease DevC yields the protein MKTPLAWLQLSKEKIRLLIAIAGISFADILMFMQLGFKTALLNSAVRIHENIKGDIFLISPQSDALIGMKSFSSRRLYEALAVKEVKSINPLYIGFTTWKNPLNQKTRQIMIMGFNPKEAIFDLSGVQKNLDKLKQPDQVLFDTDSRPEFGPIPQLFQEGKKVKTEINNRQVEVAGLFTIGTTFGADGNIITSDLNFLRIFAQRDKGLIDVGVINLEENANTEAVIKTLKNKLSGGDVLVLSRDEFVNYERSYWENTTAVGFVFTLGTVMGLIVGTVIVYQILYTDVADHLPEYATLKAMGYTNNYLLVLVFQQAIILACIGFLPGLGFSAFLYSVTAKATGLPIFLSKSLIISVFLLTLFMCGFSGAIAVNKLKSADPADIF